The Prionailurus bengalensis isolate Pbe53 chromosome C2, Fcat_Pben_1.1_paternal_pri, whole genome shotgun sequence DNA segment TTAAACTGTCCCTTCTCTTGACCTAGCTTATGGTCTGTTAGAATTTGGGCTGGTTGGCACGAAACGATTTGCACACGTGGACATTTACTTAACCTGTTTATTCATCTatgatgttcatttattattttcatcaatttcattttttccccttatatatcacagaagaaatcacaaaagactTCACAGAATTAGTAGCCAGTTCATTGTGAGTATTCGGTATGGACActgattcttccttttatttatttatctttttgcttaAGGAAATTGTTCACAGTGTAAGAGTTCTTTGGTCAAATCATGGCAGTATCATAATGGGTCCCATGGAGGGAACTGAGGGTAGGGTCCCCATTGTTCAACTTTCTTCTCCGTAACAAACTCCCCGTGAGGCCCCTTAGCATCTGAGGGCAAAAGGGCCAAGTAGACGGGGGTCTCTGCTCCTTCTTCTGGGCTTTTAATGGCTGTAGGTCCACCCATGTCTGTTCTCACCCACCCAGGGGAGCAGGCATTCAGgaggatcctgtctccctcctctgctcactcagtTTCCTGGCATGGATTCTGGACAGGACGGTGACACCCATCTTTGACACTCCATATGTGAGTGCCCTCGTATCAGGCCTGCCCTCCTTCCTGTGTACCCCACTCTTTGTGTCTTCCACGAACTTGTTCATGAGCCCCACCAGCTCCTCCTCTGTGATGGTCTCACTTCTGGAGTTCTGCAGTTCTGAGCTGTAGTTCTTAAGAGCTATGAAGCTCGTTATGCTAGACACAGTGACCACACTGCCTAAAATACAACACAAATAGTCACATAGAATCACATGCATGAGAATGATGAGTACCAAAATTCCTGCATTTGTCCATTTGGGAGACAATTAGCAGTATGCTAAGAGTGTTAATGTAGTCTTCTTATATAAGTGAAGGATACGATACAGTTTTGACCTTTGTAACACTCATAATGTCTCAgatgatgtcagagaaatgatCTACTGGGAGAGCACAGTGCCCAGATGTCCcataaagaaaagagagtgaggggcacctgggtggctcagtccgttcagtggctgactttggttcgggtcatgaactcatggtccatgggtccgagccccgcgtcgggctctgtgctgatagctcagagcctggagcctgctttggattctgtgtctccctctctctctgcccctcccctgctcatgctctgtctctctctgtctgaaaactaaaaataaattaaaaacaaaagaaaagagagtgatTTATATGGGAACATGCCATCTGAACGTGAGGGGGCACTCACTGCAATTATGAGTAGAGAACCACTTTTCTTCACAGGTCGCCTTTGAGACCATCTTAACATCTTATTGTCCCATGGCCAGTGCTCTGTGAATGGTTGTCTATACCAAAGAAACAATTGATCAGTTTATTGATTACCTTTTGTAGGAGAACAGACTGCACGGTTTTGTGGGCTGTTGCTCTGTTGTAACCAGGTAAAAACAAATCACCTCATGGGCTAATGTGCATGGCTATTTTCTCTATGTTGGGATTTCATCAACTTGGGAGCAGTGAGAAATTACCAGGCAATATGGTCATGGGAAGGGGCTGTGGAACAGTCACATGTTAAAGAGGTgctataaaaagaaatgctacaacatggatgaatcttggtAACATTACCCAAAAGAAAGTGGCCAGTCACAAAAGTGACTATTCattatatgattttcttaaaaaaaattttttttcaacgtttatttatttttgggacagagagagacagagcatgaacgggggaggggcagagagagagggagacacagaatcggaaacaggctccaggctctgggccgtcagcccagagcctgacgcggggcgcgaactcccggaccgcgagatcgtgacctggctgaagtcggacgcttaaccgactgcgccacccaggcgcccctatatgattttctttatacAGGATGTTCAGAAAAGTAAATGTTCAGACAGGAAATAGACTGCAGGTTGCTTCAGGTAGTGGGATTGCAGGAAAAGAGGGCTGGTGCTAAGGGCACAGGTTCTCCTCGGGGTGATGACCATATGCTAATCTTGAAGCAGTGATCATTCCACAAGTCTGTCCATATACTAAACTCCACTGAATCGCATATTTGAAATGGGGGAAGTGTATGatatgtaaattgtatctcagtaaaactgttaAAAGTGTAAACCAATTTCACAGTTGtcactaattctttttaaaaatataaatattcataaaagtgAGCGGTTATTGACATGTATAAATagtttactatttttgtatttaagtGAGTATCTTTTGCCCAATAGAAAGGTTATGAGAATGTACCAATGATAAGAGCTTCAAGAAATTTAGGAAACTGTCCCTGTTTTATGTCAATATCCTGGAAAGACAGAATGGCAGTGCCATATAAGTTCACTGGGAGAGACAATGCATGACCCTGTGACTCTCATTAAGTGGTGTTTAGAGATAATTAAAATGAGTTAAAGAAACTCTCTTAGTAATGTAACTATTTTCTAAGGTGAACACTTTTTAGAAAGGGGTCAGTGATTCCAGTCTTTCCTTTCATCTACAGCATGTTAAGTGTAAGTTTAATGGAACATATTTGTCAAATGTTTAATAAGTACCTGTCAGATTTTATTACTGACCActaatcatatttatttta contains these protein-coding regions:
- the LOC122492251 gene encoding LOW QUALITY PROTEIN: carbonyl reductase [NADPH] 1-like (The sequence of the model RefSeq protein was modified relative to this genomic sequence to represent the inferred CDS: inserted 1 base in 1 codon) translates to MAQATMKSSGDPRGGLQGKEIGRCVSIVSLRSLKNCSPGLQQKFRTETITEEELVGLMNKFVEDTKNRMYRKEGWPDTAYGVTKIGVTVLSRIHARKLSEQRRGDKILLNACCPGRVGSVVTVSSITSFIALKNYSSELQNSRSETITEEELVGLMNKFVEDTKSGVHRKEGRPDTRALTYGVSKMGVTVLSRIHARKLSEQRXGDRILLNACSPGWVRTDMGGPTAIKSPEEGAETPVYLALLPSDAKGPHGEFVTEKKVEQWGPYPQFPPWDPL